TCATTTTCGTGGAGGAAGAGGTATTGAAATCAAGGAAGACCGCCCAAGCCCCGTTGAGCCCGTGATAAAGGAGTGTCGCCAGGAGCGCGATATAGAATGTCATCCAGCATGGAGAGCTAAGACGTGCAGCTACCTGGTCGTAAACCGGGGGACCGGTTCCATTATGGAGCATACAAAAATGGACAATAACCCCCGCACTGAGGAATAGGCCACTTATTCGCTGTAAGAGCCAAGGCCAGAGACTTGAGCCACCGGTCATTTCCTGCTCCTATGCTATGAGCCTGTCAACCTCTGCACACTCGGCCGTCACGCCCTGGGCCGACTTGTGTAATAAACTGCTCTCTTCCGCCGTAAGTTTCAGCTCGATAATACCTTCCACACCCTTTGAACCAAGCTTTGCGGGGACACCGATAAACACGTCTTTCAGCCCATACTCACCCTGACAGAGCACGGTGGAGGGGAGTATCTTCTTCTTGTCATTCAGTATCGCCATTACCATCTCTGTTATGGCGGCGGACGGCGCATAGAACGCGCTACCCGTCTTGAGAAAATTCACTATCTCCGCACCACCCCTGACCGTCCGCTCTACCAACGCGTCAACTCTTTCTTTAGGCAGGAGTTCATTGACAGGCACACCGGCCACAGTCGTATATCTGGCCAGGGGTAAGGGGTCACTGTGTCCGCCCACGATTGTCGCCTGTACGTTTTCAACTGAAACGCCAAGTTCCATGGCCACAAACGTGGCAAATCTGGCCGTGTCAAGCACGCCCGCCATCCCTATTACCCTTTCTTTTGGCAGTCCACTCACCCTGTAAGCGGTGTGCACTATTGCGTCGAGGGGATTGGTTACCAAGAGGAGTATTGTGTCCGGGGACCTCTTTACCAGCTCTTCAACAACGGACTTTACCACCTTTACGTTATTCTCAAGGAGGTCAGACCTGCTCATGCCGGGCCTTCTGGCCTTGCCTGCGGTAATGACGCATATGTCCGAACCCTCTGTCTCATCGTAGCCGTTCGTGCCTGTAACGTTGGCGTTAAACCCGCATATCGGCCCGGACTCAAGGATGTCCAGGGATTTACCCTGAGGCACACCCTCTACTAAATCAACCAGTACTATGTCACCGGCCTCCTTCTCGGCAAGTCTCTGGGCAGCGGTCCCGCCCACGTTTCCCGCCCCGACTATGGTTATCTTTCTTCTCATCGCCGGTTAACCGCTCTTTTGGGCCTGGTAGTTAAGTAATCCGCCCGCAAGCACTATCTGCGCCTCCCTTTCACTAAACCCGTGTTCCACCTTTATCTCTCTATTATCCCTGGTAGCGTTTATAACGGTAATCGGCCTGTTGCCCTCTTTAAGTACCGCCCTTAGATTCTCAAGCCTGAGCCGGTCTCCTTTATCTACAGAATCGTATCCTGATTCGTCGGTAAAGACAAGCGGCAGAATACCGGTATTAATGAGATTATTCCTGTGTATCCTCGCGAAGGATTTTGCAAGGACGGCCTTTATGCCCAGATGCATGGGTGCAAGGGCCGCGTGCTCCCTGCTAGACCCCTGGCCATAATTACTACCGCCAACTATAAACCCGCCCTTCTTTTCCTCGGCCCTTGCGGCAAACTCCTTGTCCAGGTGCATGAACGTGAATCTTGAGATGGCAGGTATGTTCGAACGAAACCTGAGCACCTTGTTCCCGGCAGGCAGGATATGGTCGGTACTTATATTATCCGGCAGTTTCAATAGCACCTCACCCTCGAGTGAATCGGGAAGCGGCTCCTTCTTAGGAAGCGCCTTTATGTTCGGTCCCCTTATTACCTCAACCTCTGACGGGTCCTTTGCGGGCGGTACTATGAATGAATCGTCCACCGGTATCTTGCCGAGCTTATGAATCTTTACGGGTTTCCCCAGTTCTCTCGGGTCTGTTATAACCCCCGTGAGTGCCGTAGCGGCGCACGTCTCAACGCTTGAGAGATATACCTCGGCATCCAGGGAGCCACAGCGGCCCGGGAAATTCCTGTTAAAGCTCCTTACCGATACACAGCCGGAAGGAGGCACCTGTCCCATGCCGATACAAGGTCCGCACGCAGGTTCCAGAATCCTCGCCCCTGCTTCGATCAGGTCTTCCAGCGCACCGTTCCTGCCAATGAGTTCCAGCACCTGCCGCGAGCCGGGGCTTATCGTCAGGCTTACCTCAGGCGGCACCTTCCTCCCCTTCAGGATGGCAGCAACCATCATAAGTTCACTATAAGACGAGTTTGTACAGCTTCCTATGCAGACCTGACGCACCTTTGTACCGGAAACCTCTTTTACGCGGCAGACGT
The window above is part of the Candidatus Bathyanammoxibius amoris genome. Proteins encoded here:
- the mdh gene encoding malate dehydrogenase, whose translation is MRRKITIVGAGNVGGTAAQRLAEKEAGDIVLVDLVEGVPQGKSLDILESGPICGFNANVTGTNGYDETEGSDICVITAGKARRPGMSRSDLLENNVKVVKSVVEELVKRSPDTILLLVTNPLDAIVHTAYRVSGLPKERVIGMAGVLDTARFATFVAMELGVSVENVQATIVGGHSDPLPLARYTTVAGVPVNELLPKERVDALVERTVRGGAEIVNFLKTGSAFYAPSAAITEMVMAILNDKKKILPSTVLCQGEYGLKDVFIGVPAKLGSKGVEGIIELKLTAEESSLLHKSAQGVTAECAEVDRLIA
- a CDS encoding aconitate hydratase, which produces MNLVEKILKAHLVSGELKAGTEIGVSVDQTLTQDATGTMAYLQFEAMGVPRVRTAVSISYVDHNTLQTSVENADDHLYLQTVAAKYGLYYSRPGNGICHQVHRERFAVPGQLMLGSDSHTPTCGGLGMIAIGAGGLDVAMAMAGAPFFMTMPEVVLVRLVGKPGPWVAAKDVILKLLQMLTVKGGTGRIFEYGGPGIKCFEAPERSTITNMGAELGATTSVFPSDKITRACLSHQRREKDWVEIGPDDDAGYDKEIVLDLSELEPLIARPSSPDNVCRVKEVSGTKVRQVCIGSCTNSSYSELMMVAAILKGRKVPPEVSLTISPGSRQVLELIGRNGALEDLIEAGARILEPACGPCIGMGQVPPSGCVSVRSFNRNFPGRCGSLDAEVYLSSVETCAATALTGVITDPRELGKPVKIHKLGKIPVDDSFIVPPAKDPSEVEVIRGPNIKALPKKEPLPDSLEGEVLLKLPDNISTDHILPAGNKVLRFRSNIPAISRFTFMHLDKEFAARAEEKKGGFIVGGSNYGQGSSREHAALAPMHLGIKAVLAKSFARIHRNNLINTGILPLVFTDESGYDSVDKGDRLRLENLRAVLKEGNRPITVINATRDNREIKVEHGFSEREAQIVLAGGLLNYQAQKSG